TTCATTGGCTGAGAACCCAGCCGCGACTTGCCGGCCCCTACACTCGCTCTCGCCGGTGAATGCTGCATTGGTTGGGCCTGACCATCCTTGATACCCATGGTCAGGACGGGCATCTCGCCGGTTTTTTAAGACATCCTCTCTCCGGGAGCTCGAGATGAAACGTCCGATTCGTCGTTGTGGAGTCGCATTAGCACTTGGGATTTGCCTTGCGCAAGGCGCTCTAGGGGCCGTCTCGTTCACCGGGAGCTATGCGGAAACTTTCGATTCGCTGCCAAGCTCGGGCGCCGCCACCGGGTGGACGAACGACAGCACGTTGCCGGGATGGTCGCTGTTTAAGCGTCCGGCCCCCGGGTCTCCGCTGGCATCGATCACCCCCGGCACTGGCAGCAGCAATGCCGGTGCAATCTACAGCTTTGGCGGCTCGGGCGAAGCCGACCGCGCTTTGGGCGGCGTTGGCTCCGGCGGCACCTACTGGGGCAGCCCGAGCACGAACGCAGTTGCAGGGTGGTTCGCGGTCGCCCTCACCAACGGCACTAGCTCGCTGATCGACTCGGTGACGTTGGCCTTCGACGGCGAGCAGTGGCGCGACGGCGGCAACACCAGCGCTCAAACGATGGTGCTGGAGTACGGCATCGGAGCCGCGTTTGAAGCTGTTACCTGGACCGCGCCGGGTGGGAATTTTGATTTTGTTTCTCCGATTCACTCTGCCGCTGCCGCTTTGAACGGCAACGACCCCGCCAATCGCGTGGCCGGTCTCGGCGGCAGCCTTAGCGGCTTGCCGTGGGGCGTCGGCGAAACGCTGTGGGTTCGCTGGATCGAGAACAACGACGCCGGAAACGATCACGGCCTCGCGGTCGACGACTTTTCGGTGACCTCCTCCGTGGTTCAACCGCCGGCCGACGATGCAGATTTCAATGCCGACGGCACGGTCGACGGGGCGGACTTCTTGGCGTGGCAGCGCGGATTCGGCGCGGGCT
This sequence is a window from Lacipirellula parvula. Protein-coding genes within it:
- a CDS encoding PEP-CTERM sorting domain-containing protein, encoding MKRPIRRCGVALALGICLAQGALGAVSFTGSYAETFDSLPSSGAATGWTNDSTLPGWSLFKRPAPGSPLASITPGTGSSNAGAIYSFGGSGEADRALGGVGSGGTYWGSPSTNAVAGWFAVALTNGTSSLIDSVTLAFDGEQWRDGGNTSAQTMVLEYGIGAAFEAVTWTAPGGNFDFVSPIHSAAAALNGNDPANRVAGLGGSLSGLPWGVGETLWVRWIENNDAGNDHGLAVDDFSVTSSVVQPPADDADFNADGTVDGADFLAWQRGFGAGSTLGEGNANGDGVVDAADLEIWKAQYGQSSATVAVGAVPEPSTCLLGAIGLVVSLGVVRRRS